Within Desulfobacter sp., the genomic segment GGCGGGTAATGCCTTCAGCCTCAAGATAATAAGCTGCATGGGAATCTTTTTCCTGGAAGATGGAGGCCAGGATATCCCCAAGATTTACCTCTGATTTTTCAGCAGAGCGGGCATGGTTGATCGCCCGCTGGATCATGCGCTGGAATCCAATGGTCTGCTGGAGCACATATTCTTCTTTGCTGTCTATTTTTGTCAGTTTTTCATCAAAGAATTTTTCCAGTTCCTCTTTGATCTGGTCAGGGCTTCCGCCGCATTTTTCAATGGTTTCAAGTCCGCTTTCATGGTTGAGGATAGCGTAAAGAACATGCTCAACACATACATACTCATGCCTTCTTTTCTTGGCTTCCCGAACGGCAAACCCGAGAGCTGTACTGAGTTCTTTGCTTATCATACCTCGTTACTCCTTTTCCATTGTACTTTTCAGAGGGAACCCTTTTCCTGCGGCCAGACTATGGACGGTTTCGACTTTGGTTTCCGCAATTTCCCGGGGGTAAATGCCACAAACCGCCTTTCCCCTATTATGTACATTAAGCATTATTTGAGTGGCTTTTTCAAGGGATTTTCCGAATACAGTGACCAGAATATCCACCACAAATTCCATGGTGGTATAGTCATCGTTGTGAAGCAGCACCTTGTACATGGGGGGCTGGCCTTCCTTGGATTTTGAAGATATGTCCGGTCTGGTTTTGGAATCCGTTGATGTCATGGCTGATACCTGAGTATTAATTGGCCTTCCAGGATTAGTTCATACAGCACTTTTTGTATTTTTTGCCGCTGCCGCAGGGGCAGGGATCGTTGCGCCCCACCTTGTCGTTGGCCCGCTTCACCGGCTGTTTGGCACTGGGGTCGTCGGAATGGGAGAAGGTCAGTTCCTGCTCTTCTTCCTGTTTCATCTGATCCACCTGGTCAGGTGATGCAATCTGGATCTTGAAAAGGATGTCCACCACCTCTTCTTTAATCCGGTTCATCAGTGCCTGGAACATTTCAAATCCTTCTTTCCGGTAAATCCTCAGCGGATCCTGCTGGGCATAGCCCCGAAGCCCGATGCCCTCCTTCAGGTGGTCCATGGAAAGCAGGTGTTCCTTCCAGCGTAAGTCCACGGTCTGTAGGATGATGAATCGTTCAAGCTGCCTCATCTGTTCAGAGCCGATGATGGTTTCCTTGACCTGGTAATGTTCCTTTGCCGCATTGAATATAAACTCAGAGACCTGTTCGGCTGAGTAGTTTTCTTCTGCGGCCTTGTCCAATGGCACCGCCATATTAAATAATTGTTTAATTCCATTGTCCAGCCCTTCGAGGTCCCACTCCTTGATGGATGTCTTTTCCGGGGCAAACCCGTCAACCAGGTCGTAGGCCAGGTCTTCCATCATTTCCAGGGTCACATCCTTGAGGTCTTCGGCTTCAAGGGCCTGGCGGCGCTGGCGGTAAATCACCTCCCGCTGCTGGTTCATGACATCATCATATTCCAGCAGGTGCTTTCTGATTTCAAAGTTGTGGCCTTCCACCTTGGTCTGGGCATTTTCAATGGCCTTGGAGATAAACCGGTGTTCGATGTGCTCGCCTTCTTCTATCCCTAAGCGGTCCATGACGGAGTGGATGCGGTCCCCGCCGAAAATCCGGAGAAGGTCATCTTCAAGGGAAAGATAGAACCTGGAACTGCCCGGGTCCCCCTGGCGGCCGGACCGGCCCCTCAGCTGGTTATCAATGCGGCGGGATTCGTGGCGGGAGGTGCCCAGAATATGCAGGCCGCCAAGTTCCTTGACGCCTTCGCCGAGTTTAATATCCGTACCCCGGCCGGCCATGTTGGTTGAGATGGTGACCGCCCCTTTCTGCCCCGCATTGGCTACGATTTCCGCTTCTGCCTTATGGTGCTTGGCG encodes:
- the clpS gene encoding ATP-dependent Clp protease adapter ClpS → MTSTDSKTRPDISSKSKEGQPPMYKVLLHNDDYTTMEFVVDILVTVFGKSLEKATQIMLNVHNRGKAVCGIYPREIAETKVETVHSLAAGKGFPLKSTMEKE